From the genome of Pseudalkalibacillus hwajinpoensis, one region includes:
- a CDS encoding DUF3267 domain-containing protein: MNCWKSIYLHREFGTHRLTIFSMLLTLLYFIAFYLVFSMLYPTTKHAIVPILPFLGSLAVLFPIHKLIHWLPLTIAGLKATMKLEKGFVIVPMMRCETCSPISRNLFLIAALAPAVLITTAAIIASVYMPAYVSFFSILAAINLGFSFSDFLYASQVLRAPKNAYVEDRSEGFHILIKRAS, translated from the coding sequence ATGAATTGTTGGAAATCGATTTATCTACATCGCGAATTCGGTACACATCGATTAACGATTTTCTCGATGCTGTTAACCTTATTATACTTTATTGCGTTTTATCTTGTGTTCAGTATGTTATACCCGACAACAAAACATGCGATCGTACCAATTTTACCGTTTCTCGGTTCCTTAGCTGTCCTTTTCCCTATTCATAAGCTAATACACTGGCTTCCTTTAACAATAGCCGGATTAAAAGCAACAATGAAATTAGAAAAAGGATTTGTGATCGTACCGATGATGCGCTGTGAAACGTGCAGCCCAATTTCACGTAACCTCTTTTTAATTGCGGCACTTGCACCTGCGGTTTTGATTACGACCGCAGCTATAATTGCGTCAGTTTATATGCCAGCTTATGTATCGTTTTTCTCGATCTTAGCAGCTATAAATCTTGGGTTTAGCTTTAGTGACTTCCTTTACGCTTCTCAGGTGCTCCGTGCACCGAAGAATGCTTATGTTGAGGATCGAAGTGAAGGTTTCCATATTCTTATTAAACGGGCTTCTTAA
- a CDS encoding YpmS family protein, with protein MFKNRWKAAFIILFAAVILIFAGIVGFYQYYFPESEIAKLSNEKNTEEPFETTFSIQMKKDELNEIINRELEKYSEKQKNIGYNVNLDELATFQGYVTIFDRKVDFFLKFEPQVQPNGDLLLKEKSFQIGLLELPSDKVLSFIKKQASLPPEITIDSDEGTIYMAVSELELKNDMKLRAKSFDLPNDEIVFDAYYPIN; from the coding sequence ATGTTTAAAAACCGATGGAAGGCGGCCTTTATCATTCTCTTTGCTGCTGTCATTCTCATCTTCGCAGGAATAGTAGGATTCTATCAATACTATTTTCCTGAAAGTGAAATTGCCAAACTCTCAAATGAGAAAAACACAGAAGAACCTTTTGAAACAACTTTTTCCATCCAGATGAAAAAAGATGAATTGAACGAGATCATCAATCGAGAACTTGAAAAGTATAGCGAGAAACAGAAGAACATCGGTTATAATGTAAACCTTGATGAACTTGCAACTTTCCAGGGATATGTGACGATTTTTGATCGTAAAGTTGATTTTTTTCTTAAGTTTGAGCCACAGGTACAGCCAAATGGTGACCTTTTATTAAAAGAAAAATCTTTTCAAATTGGTTTGCTTGAACTCCCAAGTGATAAAGTTCTTTCTTTTATAAAAAAGCAGGCATCATTGCCGCCTGAAATAACAATTGATTCTGATGAAGGGACAATCTACATGGCTGTAAGCGAATTAGAATTGAAGAATGATATGAAACTAAGGGCTAAATCATTCGATCTTCCTAATGATGAAATTGTTTTCGATGCTTACTATCCTATTAATTAG
- the serC gene encoding 3-phosphoserine/phosphohydroxythreonine transaminase has translation MERRYNFNAGPSALPQDVLNHAQAELLNYQQQGMSIMEFSHRSKEYQKIHDGANELLRELLHIPDDYEVLFLQGGASLQFSMIPMNFLQTGQQGNYFLTGSWSQKALKEAQKIGDTYVGGSSEQDDFKRIPELDTLQYSNKDAYVHLTSNNTIHGTQWKEFPKHTHSPIVADMSSDILSRSLPIDQFGLIYAGAQKNLGPAGVTVVILKKDMLKNIPDQLPTMLDYRTHVDKKSLYNTPPSFAIYMLSLVLEWTKTKGGIKEIEKMNAEKTKLLYDTIDSSKGFYSGTAETASRSSMNVTFNLPGKELEELFLHEAAEEGFVGLKGHRSVGGCRASIYNAVPLESVRALSDFMQTFHHKHNI, from the coding sequence GTGGAACGTCGTTATAATTTTAATGCTGGCCCGTCCGCCTTACCTCAAGATGTACTTAATCATGCTCAAGCAGAACTTCTCAATTATCAACAGCAAGGTATGTCCATTATGGAATTTAGTCATCGTAGCAAAGAATATCAGAAAATCCATGATGGAGCCAATGAGCTTTTAAGAGAACTTCTTCACATCCCTGATGACTATGAAGTTCTTTTTCTTCAAGGCGGAGCAAGTTTACAATTCTCAATGATTCCAATGAATTTTCTTCAAACTGGTCAGCAAGGTAATTATTTCCTTACAGGAAGCTGGTCCCAAAAAGCATTAAAAGAAGCTCAGAAAATAGGAGATACGTATGTTGGTGGGAGTAGTGAACAAGATGATTTCAAACGTATACCAGAGCTCGACACGTTACAATACAGTAACAAAGATGCATACGTTCACTTGACTTCAAACAACACAATACATGGCACCCAGTGGAAGGAATTCCCCAAGCATACCCATTCTCCTATCGTTGCCGATATGTCGAGCGATATATTAAGTCGATCCCTTCCAATTGACCAATTTGGTCTTATTTATGCAGGTGCTCAGAAAAACCTTGGTCCAGCAGGAGTAACTGTAGTCATCTTAAAGAAAGATATGCTCAAAAACATCCCAGATCAACTTCCAACAATGTTAGACTATCGTACTCACGTTGATAAGAAGTCGCTCTATAATACCCCTCCTTCGTTTGCGATCTATATGCTATCCCTTGTTCTTGAATGGACAAAGACTAAGGGAGGTATCAAGGAAATCGAAAAGATGAATGCTGAGAAAACAAAGCTACTCTATGACACGATTGATAGTAGTAAAGGTTTTTATAGTGGAACAGCTGAAACAGCAAGTCGCTCATCAATGAATGTAACTTTCAATTTACCAGGAAAAGAGCTTGAAGAACTGTTCCTACATGAGGCGGCAGAAGAAGGTTTTGTTGGGTTAAAGGGCCATCGCTCTGTTGGAGGATGTCGTGCTTCCATCTATAACGCTGTTCCCCTTGAATCTGTTCGTGCATTAAGTGACTTTATGCAGACATTCCATCACAAACACAATATTTAA
- a CDS encoding YtxH domain-containing protein, with product MGKAKTLLTGFLVGGVVSAASVLLTTPKSGKELMTDAKEKSDDIKEGFTKLKSDLNELTAQVKQLSSEGKEIIQEVAADLKRSISSFQQDIEPNLTRLKADVEEMQKTIETVKEEVNSPASK from the coding sequence ATGGGAAAAGCAAAAACATTATTAACAGGATTTTTAGTAGGCGGGGTAGTTTCCGCTGCTTCTGTACTTTTAACCACTCCGAAATCCGGAAAAGAATTAATGACTGACGCTAAAGAGAAGAGTGATGATATAAAGGAAGGATTTACTAAGCTTAAAAGTGATCTTAACGAACTGACCGCTCAAGTAAAACAGCTTTCTTCAGAAGGCAAAGAAATTATTCAGGAAGTAGCCGCTGACCTTAAACGATCCATCTCTTCATTTCAACAGGATATTGAACCGAATTTAACTAGGTTAAAGGCAGATGTCGAGGAAATGCAGAAGACGATTGAAACAGTCAAAGAAGAAGTAAACAGTCCGGCTTCAAAATAG
- a CDS encoding tryptophan transporter: MKTKNLVLMALLLGIGTILHAIIPGLISGMKNDMLLTMMFLGILLFPERKSVLVLGLATGVISAATTTFPGGQLANMIDKPVTAFAFFGLYLLVQRFGQSLVTVGILTAIGTMISGAIFLGAALIFAGLPGGAAFTGLFVTVVLPTAVVNTIAMVLIFPVVQSILKRTSFAF, from the coding sequence ATGAAAACAAAAAATTTAGTACTCATGGCTTTACTACTCGGCATTGGAACGATTCTACACGCAATTATACCTGGGTTAATTTCAGGAATGAAGAACGATATGCTTCTTACGATGATGTTTCTAGGAATATTGCTATTTCCTGAGCGCAAAAGCGTTCTTGTACTCGGACTTGCGACAGGAGTTATCTCTGCTGCAACGACAACATTCCCTGGTGGACAACTTGCTAACATGATTGATAAACCTGTGACAGCTTTTGCTTTCTTTGGTCTTTATTTACTCGTTCAGCGGTTTGGCCAATCATTAGTAACAGTTGGAATTTTAACAGCAATCGGCACGATGATCAGTGGAGCTATATTCCTTGGAGCTGCTCTTATCTTTGCAGGACTTCCTGGTGGCGCCGCATTCACTGGACTGTTTGTTACCGTTGTTCTTCCAACGGCCGTAGTAAATACCATTGCAATGGTACTAATCTTTCCAGTTGTACAATCAATCCTTAAACGTACTAGCTTCGCTTTCTAA
- a CDS encoding DUF1878 family protein — translation MEAIHKRLDKIEFHMRLLAKMEEEGDYPFYRLVIDRGLTESEVSEVYQLCVEVNQKMHEQIEEGLLNRSTLLTHFVGMLNIKLEPLATIKALQSQEEAYRELMETLLKVSPYR, via the coding sequence ATGGAAGCTATCCACAAAAGATTAGATAAAATTGAATTTCATATGCGCCTACTTGCAAAGATGGAAGAGGAAGGAGACTATCCCTTTTATCGCCTTGTGATTGACAGAGGGCTGACAGAGTCAGAAGTGTCAGAAGTATATCAATTATGCGTAGAGGTGAACCAAAAAATGCATGAGCAGATCGAGGAGGGTCTCTTGAACCGTTCCACGTTGCTCACGCATTTTGTAGGAATGTTAAATATTAAATTGGAGCCTCTCGCAACCATTAAAGCACTGCAATCTCAAGAAGAGGCTTATAGAGAACTTATGGAGACGCTATTAAAAGTGTCGCCTTATCGTTAG
- the yhaM gene encoding 3'-5' exoribonuclease YhaM, with product MKEFKGIGHYRVGDQVDHYLLIKSSVKGVASNGKPFLTLILQDKSGDIEAKLWDASPDDEESFDAQQIIKVKGDVTSYRGRNQLRIKAIRLATDMDQVKVGDFVETAPLEVNEIMEKVTQYVFEMRNPNIQRITRHLVKKHQNDFLTFPAATKNHHEFVSGLSYHVVSMLDIAKSLANLYPSLDTDLLYGGIILHDLGKVVELSGSIAASYTNEGKLLGHISIMVNEIGQAAKELEIDGEEVMLLQHLILSHHGKADWGSPKPPMIREAEMLHMIDNIDAKMNMLDRALDKVEPGEFTDRVFALDNRSFYKPKMSTFDSSKK from the coding sequence ATGAAGGAATTCAAAGGAATTGGACATTATCGCGTAGGAGATCAAGTTGATCACTACTTATTAATTAAATCATCAGTAAAAGGTGTAGCAAGTAACGGAAAACCTTTCCTTACTTTAATTCTTCAAGATAAATCTGGAGATATTGAAGCAAAGCTCTGGGATGCTTCTCCAGACGATGAAGAAAGCTTTGATGCTCAGCAGATCATAAAGGTAAAAGGAGACGTGACAAGCTACCGTGGACGCAATCAGCTTAGAATCAAAGCGATACGTCTTGCAACAGACATGGATCAAGTCAAGGTGGGTGATTTCGTTGAAACGGCACCTCTTGAGGTGAACGAAATCATGGAGAAAGTGACGCAATATGTATTTGAAATGCGTAATCCAAACATTCAACGGATTACACGTCACCTTGTGAAAAAACACCAAAATGACTTTCTGACTTTTCCTGCAGCAACGAAAAATCACCATGAATTTGTGTCAGGATTATCCTATCATGTTGTTTCGATGCTTGATATTGCCAAGTCGTTAGCGAATCTTTATCCTTCTCTAGATACGGACCTGCTATATGGTGGGATAATCCTCCATGATCTTGGGAAAGTAGTCGAACTATCCGGATCCATTGCAGCAAGCTATACGAACGAAGGGAAATTACTTGGCCATATTTCTATCATGGTTAATGAAATCGGGCAGGCTGCAAAAGAATTAGAAATTGATGGTGAAGAAGTGATGCTTCTTCAACATCTTATCTTAAGTCATCATGGAAAAGCGGATTGGGGGAGTCCAAAACCTCCGATGATTCGTGAAGCAGAAATGCTGCATATGATTGATAATATTGATGCAAAAATGAATATGCTTGATAGAGCTCTTGATAAGGTAGAACCTGGCGAATTTACTGATCGAGTGTTTGCACTTGATAATCGTTCATTCTACAAGCCTAAAATGAGTACTTTTGATAGCTCGAAAAAATAA
- a CDS encoding YkvA family protein translates to MNRMIKSVFKRMTKKAVTVMKDKDKMKDVSIESLKKGALYNGRKGMDEMWVDVKTFSRLVQEFRKGSYRDISKKSVVMIVGALLYFVSPIDAVPDLLAGVGLLDDVAVIGFVASQLKHELEKFREWETGVKI, encoded by the coding sequence ATGAATCGCATGATTAAAAGTGTTTTTAAGAGAATGACAAAGAAGGCAGTAACGGTTATGAAGGATAAAGACAAAATGAAGGATGTTTCAATCGAATCCTTGAAAAAGGGAGCCTTATACAATGGGCGTAAGGGTATGGATGAGATGTGGGTAGATGTGAAGACATTCTCGAGACTTGTCCAGGAATTTCGTAAAGGAAGTTATCGCGATATTTCAAAAAAATCAGTCGTTATGATTGTAGGAGCATTACTTTATTTTGTTAGTCCTATTGATGCGGTTCCTGATTTATTAGCGGGAGTCGGGCTTCTTGATGATGTAGCAGTAATAGGATTTGTTGCAAGTCAATTAAAGCATGAGTTAGAAAAGTTCCGAGAGTGGGAAACAGGAGTGAAAATATAA
- a CDS encoding peptidylprolyl isomerase: MKKMFIMLSALIALLAISACSNDSADNSEAVVETSAGDVTKEEFYQALKDQSGEAVLSDLVQTKILEDKYDVSDKEVDAELDKIKENFETDEQLEQALQSNGYKDIEQFKVDVRKQLLAQKAATEGVEVSDEKLKEFYDENKNLFTELEASHILVDDEDTAKEVQKKLEDGGDFAELAKEYSKDGSAENGGDLGVFKKGDMVAEFEEAAFALKEGEVSDIVQSQFGYHIIKLKKKTVMPFEDAKEQVEEQYMLQNAKDVPTVIDELIKESDIKVKDDQFEDLFKVEEAADESADDSANTEEESKESNE, encoded by the coding sequence ATGAAAAAAATGTTCATAATGCTTTCTGCATTGATCGCCCTACTCGCGATATCTGCTTGTAGCAATGATTCTGCGGATAATTCAGAAGCCGTAGTCGAAACAAGTGCTGGAGATGTTACAAAGGAAGAGTTCTATCAAGCGTTAAAAGATCAATCTGGTGAAGCAGTTTTAAGTGACCTTGTCCAAACTAAAATTCTTGAAGATAAATATGATGTATCCGATAAAGAAGTCGATGCAGAACTTGATAAAATCAAAGAAAACTTTGAAACCGATGAACAACTTGAACAAGCCCTTCAATCAAATGGTTACAAAGACATTGAACAATTCAAAGTTGATGTACGTAAGCAGCTATTAGCTCAAAAAGCTGCAACTGAGGGAGTAGAAGTTTCAGATGAGAAGCTAAAAGAATTCTACGATGAAAACAAAAACCTTTTCACTGAACTAGAAGCGAGCCATATTCTAGTTGACGATGAAGACACTGCTAAAGAAGTTCAAAAGAAATTGGAAGATGGCGGCGATTTCGCTGAGCTTGCCAAAGAGTACTCTAAAGATGGATCTGCTGAAAACGGTGGCGATCTTGGCGTCTTCAAAAAAGGCGACATGGTTGCTGAGTTTGAAGAAGCAGCCTTTGCATTGAAAGAAGGCGAAGTAAGTGATATCGTTCAATCACAATTTGGGTATCACATTATTAAGCTAAAGAAGAAAACGGTGATGCCGTTTGAAGATGCTAAAGAACAAGTTGAAGAACAATATATGCTACAAAACGCAAAAGATGTTCCAACTGTAATCGATGAGCTTATTAAGGAATCTGATATTAAAGTAAAAGACGATCAGTTTGAAGATCTCTTTAAAGTCGAAGAAGCTGCTGACGAATCAGCTGATGACAGTGCTAACACTGAAGAAGAGTCCAAAGAATCAAATGAATAA
- a CDS encoding sporulation YhaL family protein: MRKSVLILLGFLLILSLFQLTEVSSTLSGVFSSFPWWLYFVLAGIVYSGYKTMQLTAEERKIDQIHIEEEGRVYVERMEEERERRKQRITEH, translated from the coding sequence GTGAGAAAGAGTGTTCTTATACTTCTTGGATTTCTATTGATTCTTAGTCTATTTCAGCTTACAGAAGTGTCTTCAACGTTATCGGGAGTATTCTCTTCATTTCCCTGGTGGCTCTATTTTGTACTAGCAGGGATTGTTTACAGCGGCTATAAAACGATGCAATTAACGGCTGAAGAAAGAAAAATTGATCAGATCCATATTGAAGAAGAAGGAAGAGTATATGTGGAGAGAATGGAAGAGGAGCGGGAGCGGAGGAAGCAGCGTATAACAGAACACTAA
- a CDS encoding HTH-type transcriptional regulator Hpr — MKEEQEISIQEAMIFSHRIGQLSKALWKSVERDWQDWLKPFDLNINEHHILSIAYHLDGSSISDIAKFGVMHVSTAFNFSKKLESRSLLTFSKKENDKRNTYVQLTEKGEKLLQETWKHYSPSRDSVLKASMPIRELYGKFPEFTEMMCVIKGLYGEDFMEIFQKSFTKLESEFSRELTEQDDEERSKLF; from the coding sequence ATGAAAGAAGAACAGGAAATTTCTATTCAAGAAGCAATGATTTTTAGCCATCGAATTGGCCAATTAAGCAAAGCACTTTGGAAATCTGTTGAGCGAGATTGGCAAGATTGGCTCAAGCCATTCGATCTCAATATTAATGAGCACCATATTCTTTCAATTGCTTATCATCTTGACGGCTCTTCAATATCAGATATTGCGAAGTTTGGCGTTATGCACGTCTCAACAGCGTTTAACTTTTCAAAAAAACTTGAATCTAGGTCTCTCCTCACATTCTCAAAAAAAGAGAATGATAAGCGAAATACATATGTACAGCTTACCGAAAAGGGAGAGAAGCTGCTTCAGGAAACATGGAAACATTATTCACCAAGTAGAGATAGTGTTTTGAAAGCTTCCATGCCGATTAGAGAACTATACGGTAAATTCCCTGAATTTACTGAGATGATGTGTGTCATTAAAGGACTATATGGTGAGGACTTCATGGAAATCTTCCAAAAATCTTTCACCAAGCTTGAAAGTGAATTCTCTAGAGAACTCACTGAACAAGATGATGAAGAGCGCTCCAAACTTTTCTAA
- a CDS encoding response regulator transcription factor, protein MEEVYKIHLVEDEENLVQILKTYMEKEGFQVKTFMSGEEALESIHESCHLWILDIMLPGIDGYELLKKIKAEDDVPVIFISARDEDLDRIVGLELGSDDYIAKPFMPRELIIRAKKLLKRVYQQSSQKRFEIVEYEIDPVSRKVLDRGEPVELTTKEMDLILFLVEHVNQTLTREQILVQVWGDDYVGSDRAVDDVIRRVRKKMPRMNLETSYGLGYRLIT, encoded by the coding sequence ATGGAAGAAGTTTATAAAATACATTTAGTTGAAGATGAAGAAAATCTTGTGCAAATCTTAAAAACGTATATGGAAAAAGAAGGGTTTCAAGTTAAAACGTTTATGAGTGGCGAGGAAGCACTCGAGAGTATTCACGAATCCTGCCACCTGTGGATTCTAGATATCATGCTACCTGGGATAGATGGGTATGAGTTATTAAAGAAAATAAAAGCTGAAGACGACGTACCGGTTATTTTCATTTCTGCGAGAGATGAGGATCTAGATCGTATTGTAGGATTGGAATTAGGAAGCGATGACTATATTGCTAAACCATTTATGCCGAGAGAACTTATTATTCGCGCCAAAAAATTATTAAAGAGAGTGTACCAACAATCTTCCCAGAAAAGGTTTGAGATTGTGGAGTATGAAATAGATCCGGTATCGAGAAAAGTACTTGATCGAGGAGAACCAGTTGAATTAACGACGAAGGAAATGGATTTAATTCTTTTCCTAGTCGAGCATGTGAATCAAACCTTAACCCGTGAACAAATTCTCGTTCAGGTATGGGGGGATGATTATGTGGGATCAGATCGTGCTGTTGACGATGTGATTAGACGAGTAAGAAAGAAAATGCCACGCATGAACCTTGAAACGTCATACGGCCTTGGTTATCGGTTGATTACATGA
- a CDS encoding MDR family MFS transporter — translation MRIKDWDRNLKIRLLGEGMMNILFWMFFPFMAIYFSESFGKGMAGLLLVLSQVVAVVANLVGGYCADQYGRKKMMFISAVGQGLTFVVFAFANSPWLVSPMLTFISFSILGVFGSLYWPASHAMVADVVAEKDRNTVFAVFYTALNISVVVGPILGGLFFFQHRFSLLLIASIVSFAVAALIAIYVRETAPEKREKSLVSDSSVKWTRFIWDQLQDYRIIVKDKVFLLFILAGILVAQTFMQMDLLIAVYLSEKVPDQPVLTFFNTVITADGNRIFSWLISENGLLVALLTVFMTTKMSKFKERNVFIFSCMIYAVSMILFGHVTSVWLLAIAMLVFTMGELMVVGIQEGFVSRLAPENMRGQYFAAASLRFTIGRTLAPAAIPLTALLGFQWTFYLISFLAIIAGVIYYVMFDMRSKQVAYGQS, via the coding sequence ATGAGAATAAAAGATTGGGATCGGAATTTAAAGATACGGCTTTTGGGTGAAGGGATGATGAACATTCTTTTTTGGATGTTCTTCCCGTTTATGGCTATTTACTTTTCGGAGTCCTTTGGCAAAGGAATGGCCGGACTCTTACTTGTTTTATCACAGGTTGTTGCTGTTGTAGCTAACTTAGTAGGAGGATATTGTGCAGATCAGTATGGACGAAAGAAAATGATGTTTATCTCTGCAGTGGGTCAAGGACTCACATTTGTCGTATTTGCTTTTGCAAACTCCCCATGGCTTGTTTCACCAATGCTAACGTTCATTAGCTTCTCCATTCTTGGGGTATTTGGGTCATTGTATTGGCCGGCTAGTCACGCAATGGTGGCAGATGTTGTGGCGGAAAAAGATCGTAATACGGTTTTTGCCGTTTTCTATACAGCTTTAAATATTTCTGTTGTTGTAGGGCCAATATTAGGCGGTCTTTTTTTCTTTCAACATCGATTTTCTTTACTTCTTATCGCTTCTATTGTCAGTTTCGCCGTCGCGGCATTGATTGCAATCTACGTCCGTGAAACAGCACCAGAGAAAAGGGAAAAGAGTCTTGTTTCAGATTCATCTGTAAAATGGACAAGGTTTATTTGGGATCAGCTTCAAGATTATCGAATCATTGTTAAAGATAAAGTCTTTCTTTTATTTATACTTGCTGGAATACTAGTAGCACAAACGTTTATGCAGATGGACTTATTAATTGCCGTTTATTTGAGCGAAAAAGTACCTGACCAACCAGTGTTAACCTTCTTTAATACAGTAATTACGGCCGACGGAAATCGCATTTTTAGTTGGCTTATTTCGGAAAATGGGTTATTAGTTGCTCTATTAACAGTGTTTATGACGACTAAAATGAGTAAATTCAAAGAACGTAACGTCTTTATTTTCTCCTGCATGATTTATGCTGTCAGCATGATTTTATTTGGTCATGTAACATCTGTTTGGCTACTTGCCATTGCGATGCTTGTATTTACGATGGGAGAACTGATGGTTGTTGGTATTCAAGAGGGTTTTGTATCACGCCTGGCACCGGAAAATATGCGCGGGCAGTATTTTGCGGCTGCAAGTCTTCGCTTTACAATTGGAAGAACTCTTGCACCAGCTGCCATCCCGCTCACAGCTCTCCTAGGGTTTCAATGGACTTTCTATCTCATTAGTTTCCTTGCGATCATTGCGGGAGTTATCTATTATGTAATGTTTGATATGCGAAGTAAACAGGTAGCGTACGGGCAATCATAA
- a CDS encoding sensor histidine kinase, which yields MIRLNLTKRIWLSFMILVLLVGVVIAVIYPLSIKGTLTEETYQIIESEQQRYTFPDQDGPLPPQTDQDFIERRDAERSVGHTLITRLYSGPLQGDPIPDEVIIEMRKNALDQKEEKGRYELTYNNQASLFYVISKVDVNGQEAYFISYMWDTYRNQMIDRLWFRLIIILLFALLLSLLPAAWIARYLRRPLTVLGERFDQIANRNWKEPFKWEGDEEFQKLSNQFESMRQNLMRYDKAQKTFIQHASHELKTPIMIIKSYAQSIKDGVMPDSLDNTMTIILNESDRMDQRVKGMLTYIKLDSIDEPEGNWEPFRFGVLAEEIRERFMYQREDVTFTISGENVELMAVHEQMLTAMDNLVQNALRYAKSEIHLNAIQRDETIILEVFNDGEEISFQKVEKEQLFEPFQKGDKGQFGIGLAIVKKIAERHSGKAEVANLDHGVVFSIILPKKRSERS from the coding sequence ATGATTCGCTTAAATTTAACGAAACGAATCTGGCTCTCCTTTATGATTCTTGTTCTGCTTGTTGGGGTAGTGATTGCGGTGATCTACCCTCTCTCCATTAAAGGCACGCTAACTGAAGAGACATATCAGATTATTGAAAGTGAGCAGCAGCGATATACGTTTCCGGATCAAGACGGGCCACTTCCTCCTCAAACGGATCAAGATTTTATTGAACGAAGAGACGCGGAGCGTTCGGTTGGCCATACGTTGATTACAAGACTTTATAGTGGACCATTGCAGGGAGACCCCATACCTGATGAAGTAATTATCGAAATGCGTAAAAACGCACTTGATCAGAAAGAAGAGAAGGGGCGCTATGAGTTAACGTATAATAATCAGGCATCCTTGTTTTATGTGATATCTAAAGTAGATGTTAACGGACAAGAAGCGTACTTTATCTCTTATATGTGGGACACGTATCGTAATCAAATGATTGATCGCCTCTGGTTTAGACTTATCATTATTTTGCTTTTTGCATTATTGCTTAGTCTTTTGCCTGCAGCGTGGATTGCAAGGTATTTACGGAGACCACTAACCGTTCTCGGAGAACGCTTCGATCAAATCGCTAACCGCAATTGGAAAGAACCTTTCAAGTGGGAAGGTGATGAAGAGTTCCAGAAGCTTTCCAATCAATTTGAATCAATGAGACAGAACTTAATGAGGTATGATAAGGCTCAGAAGACGTTTATACAGCATGCCTCTCATGAATTGAAAACACCAATTATGATCATTAAAAGTTATGCCCAATCCATTAAAGATGGCGTGATGCCAGATTCTCTTGATAATACAATGACAATTATCCTAAATGAGTCTGATCGGATGGATCAAAGGGTAAAAGGGATGCTTACTTATATTAAACTAGATTCCATTGATGAACCTGAGGGAAACTGGGAACCATTTCGATTTGGGGTTCTTGCTGAAGAGATTCGTGAACGATTCATGTACCAGCGTGAAGATGTGACGTTTACAATATCCGGTGAAAATGTTGAGTTGATGGCTGTTCACGAACAGATGTTAACTGCTATGGACAATCTTGTTCAAAATGCATTGAGGTATGCGAAAAGCGAAATTCACTTAAATGCAATCCAGAGGGATGAAACCATCATACTAGAAGTGTTTAATGATGGAGAAGAAATTTCGTTTCAAAAGGTAGAAAAAGAGCAGTTGTTTGAACCTTTCCAAAAAGGGGATAAAGGTCAATTTGGGATTGGTCTAGCTATTGTAAAGAAAATTGCTGAACGTCACTCAGGTAAAGCTGAAGTGGCGAACTTGGACCATGGTGTCGTTTTCTCAATTATATTGCCAAAAAAACGAAGCGAAAGGTCCTAA